Proteins encoded within one genomic window of Hahella chejuensis KCTC 2396:
- a CDS encoding M50 family metallopeptidase: MAKAYLPLIGVILLVVVLWPYPVLIPLKILVVFFHEASHAIMTVATGGEVVEMVISVDQGGHVLSRGGNRFLTLSAGYLGSLIWGVLIYLTALLSRLDRALMFILGLSLLAIAAWWIRDVFALGFALATGGAMIASAIWLPMSFNDAVLRVIGVTSMLYAPLDIYSDTIERSHLRSDAVMLGEAYGGSGMLWGVGWFLLSLAVIYVAFKFGHRSPPSSQDN; encoded by the coding sequence TTGGCCAAAGCATACCTTCCTCTTATTGGCGTTATTCTTTTGGTTGTGGTGCTTTGGCCTTATCCGGTGCTGATTCCTCTTAAAATACTCGTGGTTTTCTTTCATGAAGCTTCACACGCCATTATGACGGTGGCGACGGGAGGTGAAGTGGTGGAAATGGTTATCTCCGTTGATCAAGGCGGACACGTGCTATCCCGCGGCGGTAATCGGTTTCTGACATTGTCCGCCGGCTATCTTGGGTCGTTGATCTGGGGCGTATTAATTTATCTGACAGCGCTATTGAGTCGCCTTGATCGCGCGCTTATGTTCATTCTTGGACTGTCTTTATTGGCGATAGCCGCCTGGTGGATAAGAGATGTTTTTGCCCTGGGTTTTGCGCTCGCTACAGGAGGCGCCATGATAGCCAGCGCGATATGGCTGCCGATGTCATTTAATGATGCGGTCCTGCGAGTTATTGGCGTCACCAGTATGTTGTACGCCCCATTGGACATTTACAGCGATACGATTGAACGCTCTCACCTGCGGTCTGACGCAGTTATGCTTGGTGAGGCTTATGGTGGCTCAGGCATGCTTTGGGGCGTAGGCTGGTTTCTGTTGAGTCTGGCCGTTATCTACGTCGCATTTAAATTCGGGCATCGAAGCCCGCCTTCTTCACAAGATAATTGA
- a CDS encoding glutamine synthetase family protein, translating into MDPREVKSVEDARTLIEDSMFKHIKVGVFDIDGVMRGKYMSRDKFLSALHKGFGFCDVVLGWDVKDQLYDNVAYTGWHTGYPDAQVRIIPSSCRTLPLESGGVFFLAEFADKAEAVCPRSLLKRVVSKAKDMGVEVDCGFEYEFFVFEETPHSIREKSFQGLTPMAPSEFGYSVIRNSVESDTYLSLLQLADDMDFPLEGLHEETGPGVLEAAIAHDEAINAADKAALFKTFTKVALQKQGKTATFMAKWSKDYPGQSGHIHLSLKDRDGLNLFYDGEREANMSATMRHFVAGQQKLMPDLMAMIAPTINSYRRLIPGFWAPTEASIGIDNRTCAIRVIPGDIQSQRLEYRIGAADANPYVILAAVIASGLWGMENKLEPECMVEGNAYDKTFPEHLQFPSTLWEAAQRLKNCQMARDFFGSPFVEHFAATREWEEREYRKHISMWELERYFEII; encoded by the coding sequence ATGGACCCAAGGGAAGTGAAATCCGTCGAAGACGCACGCACGCTTATCGAAGATTCCATGTTCAAACACATTAAAGTCGGTGTGTTTGATATAGACGGCGTCATGCGCGGCAAATATATGTCGCGAGACAAGTTCCTGTCCGCTCTCCACAAAGGCTTTGGCTTCTGCGATGTCGTCCTGGGTTGGGATGTGAAGGATCAACTCTATGACAATGTCGCATACACTGGTTGGCATACTGGATATCCCGACGCCCAGGTTCGCATTATCCCCTCAAGTTGCCGCACTTTGCCTCTTGAAAGCGGCGGCGTATTTTTTCTGGCTGAATTTGCTGATAAAGCGGAGGCAGTTTGTCCGCGCAGCTTGCTCAAAAGAGTTGTAAGCAAAGCTAAAGACATGGGAGTAGAAGTCGATTGCGGCTTTGAGTATGAATTCTTTGTTTTTGAAGAAACGCCTCACAGTATCCGGGAGAAGTCGTTCCAAGGCCTCACCCCCATGGCGCCGTCGGAGTTTGGCTACTCCGTTATCCGCAACAGTGTGGAATCGGATACGTATTTGAGTCTGCTCCAGTTGGCGGACGATATGGATTTCCCACTTGAAGGCCTTCATGAGGAAACTGGTCCCGGAGTCCTGGAGGCGGCAATTGCCCATGATGAGGCAATAAATGCAGCCGATAAAGCCGCCTTATTTAAAACTTTCACTAAAGTTGCGCTGCAAAAACAAGGCAAGACGGCCACATTCATGGCTAAGTGGTCAAAAGACTATCCAGGACAAAGCGGTCACATACATTTATCGTTAAAAGACAGGGACGGGCTGAACCTCTTTTATGACGGAGAAAGAGAGGCCAATATGAGCGCAACAATGCGCCATTTCGTCGCAGGTCAACAAAAGCTTATGCCGGACCTAATGGCGATGATTGCGCCAACAATTAATTCTTACCGGCGGCTGATTCCAGGCTTCTGGGCGCCCACTGAAGCCAGTATAGGAATCGACAACAGAACCTGTGCTATCCGAGTTATTCCCGGAGACATACAGTCTCAACGCTTGGAATATCGAATTGGCGCCGCAGACGCCAACCCCTATGTCATTCTCGCGGCGGTCATCGCTTCAGGACTGTGGGGAATGGAAAACAAGCTTGAACCAGAATGCATGGTGGAAGGCAACGCCTATGACAAGACATTTCCCGAACACTTACAGTTTCCCTCGACTTTATGGGAGGCGGCGCAACGCCTGAAAAACTGTCAGATGGCCAGAGACTTCTTTGGTTCCCCTTTTGTCGAACACTTTGCAGCAACTCGCGAATGGGAAGAGCGGGAATATAGAAAACATATTTCAATGTGGGAGTTGGAACGCTACTTCGAAATAATCTGA
- a CDS encoding DUF427 domain-containing protein yields the protein MKAIWNGAVIAECENTIILEGNHYFPPSAIRSEYFKPSDTRTVCGWKGTACYYDIEVEGSTNRDAAWYYPTASETASNIQNYVAFWRGVTIEEG from the coding sequence ATGAAAGCTATATGGAATGGCGCAGTTATTGCCGAATGTGAGAACACGATCATTTTGGAAGGAAACCATTACTTTCCTCCTTCCGCCATCCGGTCAGAATATTTTAAGCCAAGCGATACCCGTACAGTTTGTGGATGGAAAGGCACAGCCTGCTACTACGACATTGAAGTTGAGGGCTCCACCAATCGAGATGCAGCTTGGTATTACCCTACAGCCTCAGAAACGGCCAGTAATATTCAAAACTATGTTGCTTTCTGGAGAGGGGTGACAATAGAAGAAGGTTAG
- a CDS encoding YopT-type cysteine protease domain-containing protein, which produces MLAAKWLEVHANAEKYARSGEATSLAGWISRTGGEIDPNKVRQIMQMFIIGSTMNSGAVVGQPGIGREDQNYATERWLQSKGVTRRKHVSSGPSWFKGMSRGSTGDRGGRRRDFSAEIGRAITSSAKSYKMIGVAGPNFAHAVAAWSDTDVTFFDPNFGEFWFPTTTAFQGWFPRFWHLAGYGTPAIGLSESYEIMEYDTVA; this is translated from the coding sequence ATGTTGGCGGCAAAGTGGCTGGAAGTTCACGCCAATGCTGAGAAATATGCCCGCTCCGGTGAGGCGACTTCTTTGGCTGGCTGGATCAGTCGCACTGGCGGAGAGATCGACCCTAATAAAGTCCGTCAGATTATGCAGATGTTTATAATCGGCAGTACGATGAACTCTGGGGCTGTCGTTGGCCAGCCAGGCATCGGCAGAGAAGATCAAAACTACGCGACGGAGCGTTGGTTGCAATCTAAAGGCGTGACCAGACGTAAGCATGTTTCCAGTGGTCCAAGTTGGTTTAAAGGCATGTCGCGAGGATCGACAGGTGATAGGGGCGGGCGCCGCAGAGATTTTTCGGCGGAAATCGGGCGGGCGATTACCTCCAGTGCGAAGTCATACAAAATGATTGGCGTCGCCGGGCCGAATTTCGCTCATGCCGTGGCTGCATGGAGCGATACGGATGTAACCTTTTTTGATCCTAACTTTGGAGAGTTCTGGTTCCCGACGACGACCGCTTTCCAGGGATGGTTTCCCCGTTTCTGGCATCTGGCGGGATATGGAACGCCAGCGATAGGCCTGAGCGAATCCTATGAAATCATGGAGTATGATACGGTAGCTTAG